The following coding sequences lie in one Pseudorca crassidens isolate mPseCra1 chromosome 2, mPseCra1.hap1, whole genome shotgun sequence genomic window:
- the SSR2 gene encoding translocon-associated protein subunit beta, whose translation MRLLAFLALALFAVTQAEEGARLLASKSLLNRYAVEGRDLTLQYNIYNVGSSAALDVELSDDSFPPEDFGIVSGMLNVKWDRIAPASNVSHTVVLRPLKAGYFNFTSATITYLAQEDGPVVIGFTSAPGQGGILAQREFDRRFSPHFLDWAAFGVMTLPSIGIPLLLWYSSKRKYDTPKTKKN comes from the exons ATGAGGCTGCTGGCATTCCTGGCGTTGGCTCTATTTGCTGTCACTCAAGcagaggaaggagccaggcttTTGGCCTCCAAATCACTGCTGAACAGATATGCCGTGGAGGGGCGAGACCTGACCTTACAGTACAACATCTACAATGTTGGCTCAAG TGCTGCATTAGATGTGGAATTATCTGATGATTCCTTCCCTCCAGAAGACTTTGGCATTGTCTCTGGAATGCTCAACGTCAAATGGGACCGAATTGCTCC TGCTAGCAACGTTTCCCACACGGTGGTCCTGCGCCCTCTCAAGGCTGGTTATTTCAACTTCACCTCAGCAACTATTACTTATCTGGCCCAGGAGGATGGGCCCGTTGTG attggctttacCAGTGCACCCGGACAGGGAGGAATCCTGGCTCAGAGGGAGTTTGATAGGAGATTCTCCCCCCATTTT CTGGACTGGGCAGCCTTCGGGGTCATGACTCTCCCTTCCATCGGCATCCCCCTGCTGTTGTGGTATTCCAGCAAGAGGAAATATGACACCCCCAAAACCAAGAAGAACTGA